The Brassica oleracea var. oleracea cultivar TO1000 chromosome C6, BOL, whole genome shotgun sequence genomic interval NNNNNNNNNNNNNNNNNNNNNNNNNNNNNNNNNNNNNNNNNNNNNNNNNNNNNNNNNNNNNNNNNNNNNNNNNNNNNNNNNNNNNNNNNNNNNNNNNNNNNNNNNNNNNNNNNNNNNNNNNNNNNNNNNNNNNNNNNNNNNNNNNNNNNNNNNNNNNNNNNNNNNNNNNNNNNNNNNNNNNNNNNNNNNNNNNNNNNNNNNNNNNNNNNNNNNNNNNNNNNNNNNNNNNNNNNNNNNNNNNNNNNNNNNNNNNNNNNNNNNNNNNNNNNNNNNNNNNNNNNNNNNNNNNNNNNNNNNNNNNNNNNNNNNNNNNNNNNNNNNNNNNNNNNNNNNNNNNNNNNNNNNNNNNNNNNNNNNNNNNNNNNNNNNNNNNNNNNNNNNNNNNNNNNNNNNNNNNNNNNNNNNNNNNNNNNNNNNNNNNNNNNNNNNNNNNNNNNNNNNNNNNNNNNNNNNNNNNNNNNNNNNNNNNNNNNNNNNNNNNNNNNNNNNNNNNNNNNNNNNNNNNNNNNNNNNNNNNNNNNNNNNNNNNNNNNNNNNNNNNNNNNNNNNNNNNNNNNNNNNNNNNNNNNNNNNNNNNNNNNNNNNNNNNNNNNNNNNNNNNNNNNNNNNNNNNNNNNNNNNNNNNNNNNNNNNNNNNNNNNNNNNNNNNNNNNNNNNNNNNNNNNNNNNNNNNNNNNNNNNNNNNNNNNNNNNNNNNNNNNNNNNNNNNNNNNNNNNNNNNNNNNNNNNNNNNNNNNNNNNNNNNNNNNNNNNNNNNNNNNNNNNNNNNNNNNNNNNNNNNNNNNNNNNNNNNNNNNNNNNNNNNNNNNNNNNNNNNNNNNNNNNNNNNNNNNNNNNNNNNNNNNNNNNNNNNNNNNNNNNNNNNNNNNNNNNNNNNNNNNNNNNNNNNNNNNNNNNNNNNNNNNNNNNNNNNNNNNNNNNNNNNNNNNNNNNNNNNNNNNNNNNNNNNNNNNNNNNNNNNNNNNNNNNNNNNNNNNNNNNNNNNNNNNNNNNNNNNNNNNNNNNNNNNNNNNNNNNNNNNNNNNNNNNNNNNNNNNNNNNNNNNNNNAAAGTCCTTGTAACATTACAACGTCTTTACGAGGAAAGATAAGGAAACATGATTCGTCGTAAAGTCCTTGTTACATTACAAAGCGTTTACGTGGAATTTAATTTTCCTCGTAAAAGCGTTGTAACTTTACAACGACTTTACGACGAAACAGTTTCGTTGTAATATTACATCCGCTTTACGACGAAACTGCTTTTCGTCGCAACGTCGACGTAATCTACTTGTAAATTTACGAGGAATTATGTTCGTCGTAAAACTTCGTTGTAAAGCCAGTGTTTTCTTGTAGTGATCACCACATGACTTTTTCTCGTACTTTGGCTTCACTCATACGATATTGCGAACCACTTCGCGATAGATCGCTCATTCTTTCATTACTCCAGCGCAAACACGCTTAACTATGGAATTTTAAATGGATGTATGACCTAAAAGATAAGTGAACTTAAATGACATATATTGTCAGATCAATTTATTTAAACCTTTCTTTATGTACCAGAAATCCGGATGTTACATAGAGTATGTCAAATATTTTTATGAAAGAAAATCAAACTTCTTCATCTTTCTAGGACCACAAATATGTGAGGACTGGCCTTGATGTTTTTAACAGTTACATATATGAAATCAGTTGCTTGATGTTTTGTTTCCCTTCACCTTGTACTAAGTCATAGAAATTAACTACCAAATTCTAGTTTTGCTGCTGTTTGTTCAAAAAGCTCTATTGAAATTAGTAACGTTAAGACACCACAATCAAGTTACATGGTTTGAGTGTTTTTCTTACATACTCTTATCCGTTTCATTTTAATTGTCATTTTCGAGTTGGACACATATATTAAAAAACATTAAATTTTACATATTTTTAAAATAAAAACATCATTACCAATACAGCTAACCACATTTTAACCAATAGAAAATAGATTGGAATATAAAATCAATAAATTTTTTATTGAAATTATAAAACGACACTTATTTTGAAACAAAAATTTAACTTTACAACGACAATTAAATTGAAACGGAGGGAGTATAAGATATTAACTTGGTAAAAGTTCTTATGAAACTTGGTTATTTCCAATTCCTCTTTGTCAAACCACAATTTTAATGATTACTAGATTTTGATCCGTACACCCGTGCATATTTTTTTTAACTTTTAAAAACATACGGTTTATGTTTATTGTGCATAAATATTATGATATTAGCATTGAATTATTGTTGTATTGAATGTTATTTTGCTTTTTATTATATACTAATTATATACACTATTGCATGTTGTTTTGTATTTTAAGACTTTTAGGCTTACAAAATTATTAGTAATACAATAAGTAAGTGATTATTTGAATCATGTTATTCATTTTTATGTCAGTTTTATATTATTCATATATTAATACTTAAAATTTTGAAAATAGTAATTATTATAATATAAACTGACTACTTATTTTCTGAAGGAAAAAATGATTTGTTTTAATATTTTTGAAATGGTAAAAATAATTTTATATTGTTTTTATATCATATTATTTGTATTAATAGGCGACAAAAAGTTTATTTAAGATCCTAATAATAAATTCAATAATATGAACATAGAAAAGTTTATCAAAAATTGAGTATAAATATTTTTTTCCACAAAAATTGAGTACATGTATTTTGTTAAGTTTCATTCCATCTGAAAATAAAAGTGAGCAAATGCATATGATTGTAATTGATTCAGCCACACTATGACTTTTGTTTTTGTTTTTGATAACAAATATAATCATATAGAAACTTAAAATTACATATTTACGTTTCCTTTTTATAAGATTGTTTGTCATTATTTATGGATTTGTTAATTTCAGTAATTTTTTTTTTGGTCACTAAATTAATTTTTTTTTCAGTAACTTAAAATCATACTTTTATGGATTTTTTATACATAAAAGTTTTTGATTGGTTTTTCATGGTCTGTAGCAAGTTGTGTAGTAACATAATTAATGTGTAGTAACATAATTAATTATCCAAAATTTGTTATTTTATAGATTTCATTCATAACAACTCATGCTATCAATAATTTTTTCAGAATTAATAATATTACTGACAAATATATTTTGTTCAGCTAGATTTTTTTGCTTCTTGGTTACACTTTCAGCTAGTTTTGAGATCCTTGTCAATGCTTGACATTTCAAACAACAATCTTACAGGTGTTATTCCAAGTTGGATGGGTGAATTTACATCCTTAACTGTGATACTTCTTTCAAACAACTCGTTGGAAGGTAAAATACATATTTCCTTGTTCAATATATCTTATTTAGGATGTTGGATCTATCTGCAAATAATTTATACGGAGATATACCTCCACACAACAATTCTACAATGCCGGCGGTGTTACTCATGCAAGACAATAATTTATCAGGAGAAATTCCAGACACACTGTTAGGAAATGTAGCCATACTTGATCTAAGAACCAACAAATTGTTTGGAAATATTCCAAACTTCAGGAACACTCAAACAATCAGTATTCTTCTTCTGCGAGCGAATAATTTAACAGGTCATATACTTAACCAGGTTTGTGGGCTAACCAACATCCACGTACCTACTGGATCTTGCTAAGAACAGATTAAACTGATCCATACCTTCATGTCTTAGCAACATATCATTTGGTTTGGGGAAAGTTGATGAGTTATATTATTATGATTCTGACTTTGGTTACATTCCTAGTGATGTCTTCACTAGTTATAACCGGGATCAGGTCTTCAGCACCACTGGAAAAATTGGCATATATTTCAAATCGCAGCTTGCGCTTGATCCGTTTATTATGGACTAATTGGCAGGTGCCCAGACTAAAATTGAATTTGCAACAAAGCATCGATATGATGCCTACATGGGTGCAAATCTCCAAAACTTTTCTGGATTGGAACTCTCAGAAAATGAGCTAAGTGGTGAGATCCCAGTGAAGCTAGGAGGTCTTCTGAAACTACATGTTCTCAACCTATCGTACAACTATTTATCAGGCGTGATACCTAGAAGTTTTTCAGGTATGAAGAGTGTGGAAAGTCTTGATCTTTCTTTCAATAAATTACAAGGAAAAATCCCACCACAACTAGCAGATCTGAGTAGTCTATCTGTGTTCAATGTCTCATACAACAACTTATCAGGAGTCATTCCACAGGGAAGACAGTTTAACACCTTTGACATGCAAAGTTACTTAGGTAATCCTCTTCTCTGTGGACAACCAACAAACATAAGTTGTAACGGTAAGGAGCAGGACAACAATGGAGTGAAATATGATGAATCCACAATAGACATGGTTTCTTTCTACTGGAGTTGTACTGCAGCTTATGTGACGCTACTTTTTGGAATACTCGCATCACTCTCTTTTGAATCTTCCTGGAGAAGAGCTTGGTTCCTGTGTGTTGTCACGTCTGTATTCAAATACTTGCAAGTATATGTGTTTGGGATTATACCTTCCATGGATATATGTTAATATGTTTGGAGTCTCTTGTCTATATGGACTGTACTTTTTTTCAGATAATGAGTTAAGTGCTGAAACCTTCATAGATCCTGGAGATCTTTCTGCTTCGTTGATGCAATAAAATAATATCCAATTTTTTCCAAGAAGTTTAATATAATGATATTTTCTCTCTGATATATGGAATAGTTGCTGACATGTTACATTTATCTGCTGCTTTTGAGTTTGTATCTTTAGTTTGGACTCATCGAACTGAAAACAAGGTGGCTGATGCTTTAGCAAAAGCAAGTCTTGTTAGATGAATCTTTTGTATCTGCTCGCATAGACCTTGGAATTAAAGAAGACGCCTCTTGTGAAGTATGCTCCATGATGCTTTAAAGAAATTGTTTCCTTCTTCTTGGTATTATAAAAGTATGCTCCAAGATTTACATTTTTTTTTTTTTTTGCTTTTATGTATAATCTTGTGAAGTAAGCAAACACATTTGATCTTTAAGACACCTCTGTGGTATTTCAAGCCTTTGCATAAGGGATGACCAATGAAACAATTTGACCCAAGAGCTGTCTTGGAGACTTGGAAGTTTCAGACAATGGAGATGTCCATTCTTGATAGTTATGGAGGCTACCCGTGAAGTCTGTGAAGAGTCCATCAATTCCAATCTCATTGATCCAGTACTCGTATTCCTTATCTGGATCTTGGCTGAAGTTTAAGTGTAGGAACTCGTTTTCATTCCTGTACGTATATGGATGTGATATCTTGCATATTTACATTGTTTTATCCATTCATCCATGAGCATTTTCATCATATAGATTAGGATTTAGCCATGTCTAGGTTGCATTTTGCATTCATTGTCCTTATTAGGTGTTGGAGTGTGCCATGGAGTGATTTGAGATGTTTGGGAGCATTGTGATCCAAAAGGAGGTGAAAGATGAGCATGGATGGAGCCTTTAGAGAAATCTCCTGTTGCTAAGATTTTGTGGAGACACAAAAAATTGAGTTAGCTTTCTAGTGGAAGTGGTTTCAAGTCATTTGGAGATGTAATGAAGGAGTTATGATCAATTTACTAGAGGCATATCNNNNNNNNNNNNNNNNNNNNNNNNNNNNNNNNNNNNNNNNNNNNNNNNNNNNNNNNNNNNNNNNNNNNNNNNNNNNNNNNNNNNNNNNNNNNNNNNNNNNNNNNNNNNNNNNNNNNNNNNNNNNNNNNNNNNNNNNNNNNNNNNNNNNNNNNNNNNNNNNNNNNNNNNNNNNNNNNNNNNNNNNNNNNNNNNNNNNNNNNNNNNNNNNNNNNNNNNNNNNNNNNNNNNNNNNNNNNNNNNNNNNNNNNNNNNNNNNNNNNNNNNNNNNNNNNNNNNNNNNNNNNNNNNNNNNNNNNNNNNNNNNNNNNNNNNNNNNNNNNNNNNNNNNNNNNNNNNNNNNNNNNNNNNNNNNNNNNNNNNNNNNNNNNNNNNNNNNNNNNNNNNNNNNNNNNNNNNNNNNNNNNNNNNNNNNNNNNNNNNNNNNNNNNNNNNNNNNNNNNNNNNNNNNNNNNNNNNNNNNNNNNNNNNNNNNNNNNNNNNNNNNNNNNNNNNNNNNNNNNNNNNNNNNNNNNNNNNNNNNNNNNNNNNNNNNNNNNNNNNNNNNNNNNNNNNNNNNNNNNNNNNNNNNNNNNNNNNNNNNNNNNNNNNNNNNNNNNNNNNNNNNNNNNNNNNNNNNNNNNNNNNNNNNNNNNNNNNNNNNNNNNNNNNNNNNNNNNNNNNNNNNNNNNNNNNNNNNNNNNNNNNNNNNNNNNNNNNNNNNNNNNNNNNNNNNNNNNNNNNNNNNNNNNNNNNNNNNNNNNNNNNNNNNNNNNNNNNNNNNNNNNNNNNNNNNNNNNNNNNNNNNNNNNNNNNNNNNNNNNNNNNNNNNNNNNNNNNNNNNNNNNNNNNNNNNNNNNNNNNNNNNNNNNNNNNNNNNNNNNNNNNNNNNNNNNNNNNNNNNNNNNNNNNNNNNNNNNNNNNNNNNNNNNNNNNNNNNNNNNNNNNNNNNNNNNNNNNNNNNNNNNNNNNNNNNNNNNNNNNNNNNNNNNNNNNNNNNNNNNNNNNNNNNNNNNNNNNNNNNNNNNNNNNNNNNNNNNNNNNNNNNNNNNNNNNNNNNNNNNNNNNNNNNNNNNNNNNNNNNNNNNNNNNNNNNNNNNNNNNNNNNNNNNNNNNNNNNNNNNNNNNNNNNNNNNNNNNNNNNNNNNNNNNNNNNNNNNNNNNNNNNNNNNNNNNNNNNNNNNNNNNNNNNNNNNNNNNNNNNNNNNNNNNNNNNNNNNNNNNNNNNNNNNNNNNNNNNNNNNCCCCCAGCCAGAGCGACTAGCTCAAGTCACTCCTAGCCAGAGCGACCAGGCAGAGCGACCAGCTCAAGTCACTCGCGTTTTGACGGGTCGAGACACAAAGAAACGCGTCGGGAGTGACCTCCTGGAGCGACTATGCTAGGTCACTCCGCNNNNNNNNNNNNNNNNNNNNNNNNNNNNNNNNNNNNNNNNNNNNNNNNNNNNNNNNNNNNNNNNNNNNNNNNNNNNNNNNNNNNNNNNNNNNNNNNNNNNNNNNNNNNNNNNNNNNNNNNNNNNNNNNNNNNNNNCTAAAACCTCTTTTGATTCAGATTTCATTGCTTTCATCTTGTGTTCTTGTTGATTTCTTATCTATTTCTCTACATGGTTAATCTGAAATCCAATATGAGTTTNNNNNNNNNNNNNNNNNNNNNNNNNNNNNNNNNNNNNNNNNNNNNNNNNNNNNNNNNNNNNNNNNNNNNNNNNNNNNNNNNNNNNNNNNNNNNNNNNNNNNNNNNNNNNNNNNNNNNNNNNNNNNNNNNNNNNNNNNNNNNNNNNNNNNNNNNNNNNNNNNNNNNNNNNNNNNNNNNNNNNNNNNNNNNNNNNNNNNNNNNNNNNNNNNNNNNNNNNNNNNNNNNNNNNNNNNNNNNNNNNNNNNNNNNNNNNNNNNNNNNNNNNNNNNNNNNNNNNNNNNNNNNNNNNNNNNNNNNNNNNNNNNNNNNNNNNNNNNNNNNNNNNNNNNNNNNNNNNNNNNNNNNNNNNNNNNNNNNNNNNNNNNNNNNNNNNNNNNNNNNNNNNNNNNNNNNNNNNNNNNNNNNNNNNNNNNNNNNNNNNNNNNNNNNNNNNNNNNNNNNNNNNNNNNNNNNNNNNNNNNNNNNNNNNNNNNNNNNNNNNNNNNNNNNNNNNNNNNNNNNNNNNNNNNNNNNNNNNNNNNNNNNNNNNNNNNNNNNNNNNNNNNNNNNNNNNNNNNNNNNNNNNNNNNNNNNNNNNNNNNNNNNNNNNNNNNNNNNNNNNNNNNNNNNNNNNNNNNNNNNNNNNNNNNNNNNNNNNNNNNNNNNNNNNNNNNNNNNNNNNNNNNNNNNNNNNNNNNNNNNNNNNNNNNNNNNNNNNNNNNNNNNNNNNNNNNNNNNNNNNNNNNNNNNNNNNNNNNNNNNNNNNNNNNNNNNNNNNNNNNNNNNNNNNNNNNNNNNNNNNNNNNNNNNNNNNNNNNNNNNNNNNNNNNNNNNNNNNNNNNNNNNNNNNNNNNNNNNNNNNNNNNNNNNNNNNNNNNNNNNNNNNNNNNNNNNNNNNNNNNNNNNNNNNNNNNNNNNNNNNNNNNNNNNNNNNNNNNNNNNNNNNNNNNNNNNNNNNNNNNNNNNNNNNNNNNNNNNNNNNNNNNNNNNNNNNNNNNNNNNNNNNNNNNNNNNNNNNNNNNNNNNNNNNNNNNNNNNNNNNNNNNNNNNNNNNNNNNNNNNNNNNNNNNNNNNNNNNNNNNNNNNNNNNNNNNNNNNNNNNNNNNNNNNNNNNNNNNNNNNNNNNNNNNNNNNNNNNNNNNNNNNNNNNNNNNNNNNNNNNNNNNNNNNNNNNNNNNNNNNNNNNNNNNNNNNNNNNNNNNNNNNNNNNNNNNNNNNNNNNNNNNNNNNNNNNNNNNNNNNNNNNNNNNNNNNNNNNNNNNNNNNNNNNNNNNNNNNNNNNNNNNNNNNNNNNNNNNNNNNNNNNNNNNNNNNNNNNNNNNNNNNNNNNNNNNNNNNNNNNNNNNNNNNNNNNNNNNNNNNNNNNNNNNNNNNNNNNNNNNNNNNNNNNNNNNNNNNNNNNNNNNNNNNNNNNNNNNNNNNNNNNNNNNNNNNNNNNNNNNNNNNNNNNNNNNNNNNNNNNNNNNNNNNNNNNNNNNNNNNNNNNNNNNNNNNNNNNNNNNNNNNNNNNNNNNNNNNNNNNNNNNNNNNNNNNNNNNNNNNNNNNNNNNNNNNNNNNNNNNNNNNNNNNNNNNNNNNNNNNNNNNNNNNNNNNNNNNNNNNNNNNNNNNNNNNNNNNNNNNNNNNNNNNNNNNNNNNNNNNNNNNNNNNNNNNNNNNNNNNNNNNNNNNNNNNNNNNNNNNNNNNNNNNNNNNNNNNNNNNNNNNNNNNNNNNNNNNNNNNNNNNNNNNNNNNNNNNNNNNNNNNNNNNNNNNNNNNNNNNNNNNNNNNNNNNNNNNNNNNNNNNNNNNNNNNNNNNNNNNNNNNNNNNNNNNNNNNNNNNNNNNNNNNNNNNNNNNNNNNNNNNNNNNNNNNNNNNNNNNNNNNNNNNNNNNNNNNNNNNNNNNNNNNNNNNNNNNNNNNNNNNNNNNNNNNNNNNNNNNNNNNNNNNNNNNNNNNNNNNNNNNNNNNNNNNNNNNNNNNNNNNNNNNNNNNNNNNNNNNNNNNNNNNNNNNNNNNNNNNNNNNNNNNNNNNNNNNNNNNNNNNNNNNNNNNNNNNNNNNNNNNNNNNNNNNNNNNNNNNNNNNNNNNNNNNNNNNNNNNNNNNNNNNNNNNNNNNNNNNNNNNNNNNNNNNNNNNNNNNNNNNNNNNNNNNNNNNNNNNNNNNNNNNNNNNNNNNNNNNNNNNNNNNNNNNNNNNNNNNNNNNNNNNNNNNNNNNNNNNNNNNNNNNNNNNNNNNNNNNNNNNNNNNNNNNNNNNNNNNNNNNNNNNNNNNNNNNNNNNNNNNNNNNNNNNNNNNNNNNNNNNNNNNNNNNNNNNNNNNNNNNNNNNNNNNNNNNNNNNNNNNNNNNNNNNNNNNNNNNNNNNNNNNNNNNNNNNNNNNNNNNNNNNNNNNNNNNNNNNNNNNNNNNNNNNNNNNNNNNNNNNNNNNNNNNNNNNNNNNNNNNNNNNNNNNNNNNNNNNNNNNNNNNNNNNNNNNNNNNNNNNNNNNNNNNNNNNNNNNNNNNNNNNNNNNNNNNNNNNNNNNNNNNNNNNNNNNNNNNNNNNNNNNNNNNNNNNNNNNNNNNNNNNNNNNNNNNNNNNNNNNNNNNNNNNNNNNNNNNNNNNNNNNNNNNNNNNNNNNNNNNNNNNNNNNNNNNNNNNNNNNNNNNNNNNNNNNNNNNNNNNNNNNNNNNNNNNNNNNNNNNNNNNNNNNNNNNNNNNNNNNNNNNNNNNNNNNNNNNNNNNNNNNNNNNNNNNNNNNNNNNNNNNNNNNNNNNNNNNNNNNNNNNNNNNNNNNNNNNNNNNNNNNNNNNNNNNNNNNNNNNNNNNNNNNNNNNNNNNNNNNNNNNNNNNNNNNNNNNNNNNNNNNNNNNNNNNNNNNNNNNNNNNNNNNNNNNNNNNNNNNNNNNNNNNNNNNNNNNNNNNNNNNNNNNNNNNNNNNNNNNNNNNNNNNNNNNNNNNNNNNNNNNNNNNNNNNNNNNNNNNNNNNNNNNNNNNNNNNNNNNNNNNNNNNNNNNNNNNNNNNNNNNNNNNNNNNNNNNNNNNNNNNNNNNNNNNNNNNNNNNNNNNNNNNNNNNNNNNNNNNNNNNNNNNNNNNNNNNNNNNNNNNNNNNNNNNNNNNNNNNNNNNNNNNNNNNNNNNNNNNNNNNNNNNNNNNNNNNNNNNNNNNNNNNNNNNNNNNNNNNNNNNNNNNNNNNNNNNNNNNNNNNNNNNNNNNNNNNNNNNNNNNNNNNNNNNNNNNNNNNNNNNNNNNNNNNNNNNNNNNNNNNNNNNNNNNNNNNNNNNNNNNNNNNNNNNNNNNNNNNNNNNNNNNNNNNNNNNNNNNNNNNNNNNNNNNNNNNNNNNNNNNNNNNNNNNNNNNNNNNNNNNNNNNNNNNNNNNNNNNNNNNNNNNNNNNNNNNNNNNNNNNNNNNNNNNNNNNNNNNNNNNNNNNNNNNNNNNNNNNNNNNNNNNNNNNNNNNNNNNNNNNNNNNNNNNNNNNNNNNNNNNNNNNNNNNNNNNNNNNNNNNNNNNNNNNNNNNNNNNNNNNNNNNNNNNNNNNNNNNNNNNNNNNNNNNNNNNNNNNNNNNNNNNNNNNNNNNNNNNNNNNNNNNNNNNNNNNNNNNNNNNNNNNNNNNNNNNNNNNNNNNNNNNNNNNNNNNNNNNNNNNNNNNNNNNNNNNNNNNNNNNNNNNNNNNNNNNNNNNNNNNNNNNNNNNNNNNNNNNNNNNNNNNNNNNNNNNNNNNNNNNNNNN includes:
- the LOC106297884 gene encoding LRR receptor-like serine/threonine-protein kinase GSO2, translated to MEGVIPSWMGEFTSLTVILLSNNSLEGAQTKIEFATKHRYDAYMGANLQNFSGLELSENELSGEIPVKLGGLLKLHVLNLSYNYLSGVIPRSFSGVIPQGRQFNTFDMQSYLGNPLLCGQPTNISCNGKEQDNNGVKYDESTIDMVSFYWSCTAAYVTLLFGILASLSFESSWRRAWFLCVVTSVFKYLQVYVFGIIPSMDIYNELSAETFIDPGDLSASLMQ